The Pseudanabaena sp. ABRG5-3 genome includes the window GAAGTTCTAAACTCAAAAGACTTCCTTCTGGGGTGATTTTTACATATTTACCATTGGGAATTGCGGCGATGGTTACTTTCCCTGATGTTGCGGAGATCGTGCCAGTGTTAATCACTAAGCCACCCATCAGCGTAATGCTTTGTCCCTGATTAACCGAGAGATTACCCGCGTTCACCACTGGTGCAGTCGGCGAGGAATTAGGCATAGATGGGTTAGTAGCAAATCCAAAAGCCTGTGGGTTTCCCGTGAGATTTTTGATAGCATCTACACTTGTATTCACCCCAAACCAGCCATTGCCCACCTGAATACCATTGGCGGTAGTTGCTGTAAAGGCCGCAGGAACATTCAAGCTAGCATTTGCACCGAAAATAATTCCCGCAGGATTTAATAGATACAGATTAGAATTGCCACCTGTAACTTGAATCAAACCATTAATGACAGATGGATTGCCACCAACAACTCGTCCTAGAATATTTTGAATATTAGGATTAGATAAAAAATTGGCAATTTGTCCTTGATTTAAGCCAAATTGCTGAAAGCTGTGATAGAGATTTGCTCCAGCCTGTGTGCCACCTGTGATATTTATTTGTTGAGGATTATTAGTTGCCGAGTTTACCTTTGTTCCTAAATCATTAGTTGGCACAATCGATGGGTTAGCTTGGGCAAAAGCGGCACTACTCATCACCAAAGGGTGCATTAACAGTAAGGCGATCGCAGCTTGTCCAATGGCTTGGAAATTACGTTTGACTGCTGTGAGCATTGTGTTTTCTCCTTTGTTGATGAGGGAAGCGAAGGAACAGATATTAATTGCTTAGATTCTGATAATTACTGATGAAATGGCTTATTATTTCGAGGATCTCAAATATAGTAATCCTAAATCATTTAGAGATTTTCGGATTGATGGAATAACCTTCTTAAGGAGTACTCTTCCATAAATCCGTTAGGATGTCTATAAGTAGTTTGTTGGAATTAAATGCAGGATAGGTTACGAGATCGCTTACACATCCTCTTTAATCAATTGATGCGTTACGTTGGACTAACACATCCTACAAACAATTAAGCCCAACTACTTATTGCCTAAATACACTTAAATATATAATTCTAAAGAGCTTAGAAGATTTTTATAGCATTTAAACACATAATCAATATTGTAATTTTTGTTAACTGTTGTATATTGTTGGCAAAGAAATTTGCTCATATTTAACATCATTAGTTATTCTTGCGTAAATCTTTGCTAACAGAAAATTAATATTAACAGCATGAAATTATCTAACTTCCTTAGTCTGACACTATCACGTTCTTTAATATTTAGCTGTATTAGTATTAATTTGATCATTAGTTCAATAGAAATAGCCGCTTCTGAACCTGTTAGTCATCGCTCTAAGCTGAGTAATCCAAATAGCAAAATTGATCGTAATGATCATTCTCTAGTACCTTTGCCAAAAGTGCGATCGCCTATTGCTCAAGCGATCACAATTAAAAAAGTCAATATTATTGGCAGTACTATATTAAATCAGGCTGATCTAGAGCCAATTTTGCAAAGTCTAGAGGGGAAACAAGTAACTGATGAGCAGATTCAAAAAGCTGCTCAATCAATTACCCAAATTTATGCAAATCGTGGCTATATCACTTCCCAAGCAATAGTCGATACCCAGAAAATAGTTGATGGTGTCGTTACTATTCAAGTTGTTGAAGGCAAAGTTGAAAAGATTGAAATCGAGGGGTTAACGCATACTAATCCAGATTATGTGCGATCGCGAGTAGCGTTAGGAGTTAGTGTCCCTGTTAATACGACTCAAATCGAAGAACAATTGCGATTACTCCGAGCAGATCCCATTTTTAGTGATGTGGAAGCCAGTTTGAAAGCAGGAAGTTTAGCTGATAGTAGTATTCTCGTTGTGCGAGTCCAAGAAGCTAGTCAATTTGGTGGATTTGCCTCGTTTGACAACTATTCTCCACCCGCAGTTGGTTCAGAGCGCTATGGAGGTGGCTTATTTTTTCGTAATCTTTCTGGGAATGGCGATACTTTGACAGCTTCCTATTATGGAACAACCACCAGTGGTTCCAATCAATACGATCTATCCTACAGTTTGCCTGTCAATCCGATGAATGGAACCTTGACACTGCGATATGCTCCCAGCAACTATCGCATTACCCAAGCTCCGTTTGATGTGTTAAACATTCGTGGTAATAACAATTTATTTGATGTAAATTTTCGCCAGCCACTAGTCCGCTCAACGATTGAAGAATTTGCTTTGTCCTTGGGCTTTAGCTATCAACAAGGGCAGACATTTGCCTTTAATAACTTAGCCACTCCCTTTGGTATTGGACCAGAAGCTGATGGAACTAGTCGCACCAGTGTGGTTAGATTTGGTCAAGACTATAGCTCACGCGATACATTTGGAGCATGGTCTTTGCGATCGCAGTTTAATTTAGGACTTGGCATCTTTAGTGCAAC containing:
- a CDS encoding ShlB/FhaC/HecB family hemolysin secretion/activation protein, giving the protein MKLSNFLSLTLSRSLIFSCISINLIISSIEIAASEPVSHRSKLSNPNSKIDRNDHSLVPLPKVRSPIAQAITIKKVNIIGSTILNQADLEPILQSLEGKQVTDEQIQKAAQSITQIYANRGYITSQAIVDTQKIVDGVVTIQVVEGKVEKIEIEGLTHTNPDYVRSRVALGVSVPVNTTQIEEQLRLLRADPIFSDVEASLKAGSLADSSILVVRVQEASQFGGFASFDNYSPPAVGSERYGGGLFFRNLSGNGDTLTASYYGTTTSGSNQYDLSYSLPVNPMNGTLTLRYAPSNYRITQAPFDVLNIRGNNNLFDVNFRQPLVRSTIEEFALSLGFSYQQGQTFAFNNLATPFGIGPEADGTSRTSVVRFGQDYSSRDTFGAWSLRSQFNLGLGIFSATQVTIPNGTFLSWLGQVQRVQSLSPDSLLIGSLDLQLSANSLLSSQQFTIGGGQSLRGYRQNARTGDNGIRFSLENRIAALRNEKSTPLLQIIPFLDAGAVWNNSSNPNTLPSQNFLAGGGVGLLFTPIERLNMRLDYAIPFVNLSDRGTNLQESSLYFSLGYQF